In one Deltaproteobacteria bacterium genomic region, the following are encoded:
- a CDS encoding L-threonylcarbamoyladenylate synthase gives MLKGVFVETFVERLQRGEVVAYPTETLIALGANPFDTLAVERLIELKERPTEKGIPLIIDMACRVDEWVEAEDLHCAQGRKSLQERFWPGPLTIVFTANSRAREIFSPLIFGSDFSLAVRLSSSPVARELAKGLGGAITSTSANISSRPSATSFKEVRQIFPELLLVDKLSASNSEGASSGNSLASTILDVRKCPFRILREGAIGREQLVGLLGDCSL, from the coding sequence ATGTTGAAAGGCGTTTTTGTTGAAACTTTTGTAGAACGCTTGCAGCGCGGCGAAGTGGTGGCCTATCCCACCGAGACGCTAATCGCCTTAGGAGCGAATCCCTTTGACACTTTAGCCGTGGAGCGCTTAATCGAGCTAAAAGAGCGGCCTACGGAGAAAGGGATCCCGCTCATTATCGATATGGCATGTAGGGTAGATGAATGGGTCGAGGCGGAGGATTTGCACTGTGCTCAAGGTCGCAAATCCTTGCAGGAGCGCTTTTGGCCTGGTCCGCTTACGATCGTTTTTACGGCCAATTCGCGTGCACGGGAGATTTTTTCGCCGCTAATCTTCGGCTCTGATTTTTCCCTTGCCGTAAGGCTGTCTAGTAGTCCCGTGGCTAGGGAATTGGCCAAAGGTTTGGGCGGGGCCATTACTTCGACTAGTGCAAACATTAGTTCACGCCCATCGGCAACGAGTTTTAAGGAAGTGCGACAAATATTTCCAGAGCTACTGTTAGTAGATAAATTGTCTGCCAGTAATTCCGAAGGGGCATCTTCTGGCAATAGCCTTGCCTCGACAATTTTAGACGTGCGGAAATGTCCTTTTAGAATATTACGAGAAGGGGCTATCGGTCGGGAACAGCTAGTGGGACTGTTGGGAGATTGCAGTTTGTAA
- the purE gene encoding 5-(carboxyamino)imidazole ribonucleotide mutase — protein MNVNSGVSCSCSCSEKAAVSIVMGSESDKALMQAARDTLSEFGIGSEWRILSAHRTPDQAISWIREAEARGIKVIIAAAGLAAHLAGVAAANSILPVLGVPCDGGPLNGMDALLSTVQMPKGTPVGTLAIGKAGAVNAALLSLRILALSDSSLRQKLIAHKARLAEEVLNADKNLLP, from the coding sequence ATGAATGTTAACAGTGGGGTGAGTTGTTCTTGTAGCTGTTCTGAAAAGGCCGCTGTAAGCATAGTGATGGGGAGCGAGAGCGACAAGGCGCTAATGCAGGCTGCTAGGGACACTCTTTCAGAGTTTGGCATAGGAAGTGAGTGGCGCATTCTTTCGGCGCACCGCACGCCAGATCAGGCTATAAGTTGGATTAGAGAGGCTGAGGCGCGAGGGATTAAAGTTATCATTGCCGCTGCTGGATTGGCAGCTCATTTGGCGGGAGTGGCCGCTGCAAACAGCATTCTGCCGGTTCTTGGCGTGCCCTGCGATGGTGGCCCGCTCAATGGCATGGATGCGCTTCTTTCGACTGTGCAGATGCCGAAAGGGACACCTGTGGGAACACTGGCAATTGGCAAAGCTGGCGCAGTTAATGCAGCATTGTTGAGTCTTCGGATCCTTGCGCTTAGCGATTCGTCCTTGCGCCAAAAACTCATTGCCCATAAGGCGCGTTTGGCGGAGGAGGTTCTGAATGCGGACAAAAATCTATTGCCATAA
- the purD gene encoding phosphoribosylamine--glycine ligase yields the protein MKVLVVGSGGREHAIVWKLKSSPLIKELFCWPGNPGINQLAKAVPLESPCSYGALALWAVDRKIDLTVVGPEAPLADGIVNIFSEHGLKVFGPTREAARLESSKYFAKEIMMKAGVRTPRGYVFSDIAAAKDHVERHGAPIVVKADGLASGKGVLVAESKQEALDMLDLLMVAGRMGEGGKKVVLEEKLIGQEASLMAIVDGDTVLPLAVSRDHKRLLDGDRGPNTGGMGAISPTAVLPDDSVEKLTGEIFVPVLRELWSRGIHYTGFLYAGVMVDKSGVAHVLEFNCRLGDPETQVLLLRLQSDLLVAIDAAVNGKLSSVDLRWSKKVAACVVASSEGYPDNPITGREISGIFDSYQDAETVLFQAGTRTDEKGNLVTNGGRVLCVSALGSDLDQALQRVYNGMNRVKFEGMHFRRDIGKT from the coding sequence ATGAAAGTTTTGGTAGTGGGTAGTGGCGGAAGAGAACACGCCATTGTTTGGAAACTAAAGAGCAGTCCTTTAATAAAGGAGTTGTTTTGTTGGCCAGGGAATCCCGGAATAAACCAGCTTGCTAAAGCCGTTCCGCTCGAATCGCCTTGTAGTTACGGGGCCCTAGCTCTTTGGGCGGTGGACAGGAAGATTGACCTAACCGTAGTGGGCCCAGAGGCTCCGTTAGCTGATGGAATCGTTAATATCTTTTCAGAGCATGGGCTAAAAGTGTTCGGGCCAACTAGGGAAGCTGCGCGATTGGAGTCTTCGAAGTATTTCGCCAAGGAGATTATGATGAAGGCTGGTGTCAGAACTCCTCGGGGATACGTGTTTAGCGATATTGCGGCTGCAAAAGATCACGTTGAAAGACATGGAGCTCCAATTGTCGTTAAGGCCGATGGCTTGGCTTCGGGTAAGGGGGTGCTTGTAGCTGAGAGCAAGCAGGAAGCACTCGACATGTTGGATTTGCTAATGGTTGCAGGGCGCATGGGCGAGGGTGGAAAGAAGGTTGTGCTTGAGGAAAAGCTCATTGGTCAGGAAGCCTCGCTGATGGCCATTGTCGATGGGGACACGGTATTGCCTTTAGCTGTAAGTCGCGACCACAAGCGTTTGCTGGACGGCGACAGGGGTCCTAACACTGGAGGGATGGGTGCTATCTCGCCCACAGCCGTGTTGCCGGATGATTCTGTGGAAAAACTTACTGGAGAGATTTTTGTTCCAGTTTTACGAGAATTGTGGAGTAGGGGGATTCACTACACCGGGTTTTTATATGCTGGGGTTATGGTCGATAAGTCCGGAGTTGCACATGTCCTTGAATTTAACTGCCGCTTAGGAGACCCAGAGACTCAAGTGTTACTACTGCGCTTGCAATCCGATTTGCTCGTTGCCATAGATGCTGCTGTTAATGGCAAGTTGTCTTCGGTTGATCTGCGTTGGAGCAAAAAGGTTGCAGCTTGTGTGGTAGCGTCTTCGGAGGGATATCCAGACAATCCGATCACAGGAAGGGAAATTTCCGGAATTTTCGATAGCTATCAGGATGCCGAGACGGTGTTGTTTCAGGCGGGAACGAGAACTGATGAAAAGGGAAATTTAGTTACTAATGGAGGTCGCGTTTTATGCGTTTCGGCTTTAGGCAGTGATTTAGATCAGGCCTTGCAGAGAGTATATAATGGAATGAATAGGGTTAAGTTCGAGGGGATGCATTTTCGCAGAGATATTGGAAAAACCTAG
- the purH gene encoding bifunctional phosphoribosylaminoimidazolecarboxamide formyltransferase/IMP cyclohydrolase, with amino-acid sequence MNKSAIVSVYDKKGLGPFVKFLIENDYIILSSGGTAKYLRDAGLEIQLIEEFTGQEEILGGRVKTLHPRIHAGILARRDVAGDMEVLKNMGVPPVDLVVVNLYPFLERVRETEQGGEKNHTSLIEDIDIGGPTLLRAAAKNSHFVAAVCDPNDYEMIIEEIKASRVVSLDTRRNLAKKVFAMTAEYDAEVARYFSLKERLLDDEGNRILLAPIESCILEKEADLRYGENPHQQAAVYRPFRGVNATVVPLWQQLQGKELSYNNLLDAQAAIDLFVAVESRFAEQHVSVIIKHSNPCGVAVRGNAVDAFIEARKCDPVSSFGGIIAVSGVVDGNFARTILEGFVEVLVLSDLTDEARAVFAKKKNVRVLKCDFARWKLSSDRPQWRMRCLADSYLLYSADRSSEGVSSATVVTERKPEVSMLDDLDFAWIVCKHVTSNAIVVAKGLSAIGVGAGQMSRVDSARLALERAKIHGHDVSKSVAASDAFLPFTDVLEVLNDAGIGALIQPGGSQNDSCVIESANERKMCMLFTGVRHFRH; translated from the coding sequence ATGAACAAGTCTGCAATTGTTAGCGTTTACGATAAGAAGGGCCTTGGTCCATTTGTTAAATTTCTAATCGAAAATGATTACATCATTTTGTCTAGCGGAGGAACTGCAAAGTATTTGCGGGATGCGGGATTAGAAATTCAACTAATTGAGGAGTTTACGGGGCAGGAAGAAATTTTAGGGGGACGAGTTAAGACACTTCATCCAAGAATCCACGCCGGAATTCTCGCGCGCCGAGATGTGGCAGGTGATATGGAAGTTCTTAAAAACATGGGCGTTCCGCCAGTCGATCTAGTCGTTGTCAACTTATATCCATTTTTAGAGCGCGTGCGCGAGACAGAGCAAGGTGGCGAGAAAAATCACACTTCTCTCATAGAAGATATAGATATTGGTGGGCCGACACTTCTGAGGGCTGCGGCAAAAAACTCTCATTTCGTCGCTGCTGTATGCGATCCGAATGATTATGAGATGATTATCGAGGAGATTAAAGCTAGTCGGGTAGTATCATTGGATACTAGGCGGAACTTGGCAAAGAAGGTCTTTGCCATGACTGCCGAGTACGATGCTGAGGTGGCGCGTTACTTTTCCTTAAAAGAACGTCTATTGGACGACGAGGGCAATCGCATTCTGCTAGCGCCAATTGAGTCTTGCATTTTGGAAAAGGAAGCAGATCTGCGTTACGGCGAAAATCCTCATCAACAAGCGGCAGTGTATAGGCCTTTTCGAGGGGTAAATGCGACTGTTGTCCCTCTTTGGCAACAGCTTCAAGGCAAAGAGTTGTCATACAATAATTTGCTCGATGCACAGGCGGCCATTGACCTCTTTGTAGCGGTGGAGAGTCGATTTGCCGAGCAACATGTATCCGTAATCATAAAACACTCAAACCCATGTGGAGTTGCTGTGAGGGGTAATGCGGTGGATGCGTTTATAGAGGCTAGAAAATGCGACCCGGTGAGTAGTTTTGGCGGCATCATTGCTGTTAGTGGCGTTGTGGATGGCAATTTTGCCAGGACAATTCTCGAGGGGTTCGTCGAGGTGCTTGTGTTAAGCGATCTAACCGACGAAGCACGTGCTGTGTTTGCTAAGAAAAAAAATGTGAGAGTATTAAAATGCGATTTCGCTAGGTGGAAGCTCTCTAGCGATCGCCCGCAGTGGCGCATGCGCTGTCTAGCGGATAGCTATTTGCTATATTCTGCGGATAGGAGTAGCGAGGGGGTTAGCAGTGCGACGGTCGTTACGGAGAGGAAGCCGGAGGTCAGCATGTTAGACGATTTGGATTTTGCGTGGATCGTCTGTAAGCACGTTACATCGAACGCCATTGTAGTAGCGAAGGGACTTAGCGCCATTGGCGTTGGCGCTGGACAGATGAGTAGAGTGGATTCAGCGCGGCTAGCTCTTGAGCGAGCAAAAATTCATGGACACGATGTGTCGAAGAGCGTGGCAGCGTCAGATGCGTTTTTGCCGTTTACTGATGTGCTAGAGGTTTTGAACGATGCTGGAATTGGAGCTCTGATTCAACCAGGAGGCTCGCAAAATGATTCGTGCGTCATCGAGTCCGCAAATGAGCGGAAAATGTGCATGTTGTTTACTGGCGTTAGGCATTTTAGGCATTAG